In Xanthocytophaga agilis, a genomic segment contains:
- a CDS encoding biotin/lipoyl-containing protein, with the protein MLKIVVNSQHTFELNENAAQDMDLMETHPGIFHILKDNHSYNVEVVKADYAEKTFAVKVNGQVYEVKAQDKFDLLLQRLGMGNGSNKQIKELKAPMPGLILDIKVTEGQSVQKGDPLIILEAMKMENIIKAPADGVVKLIKAKKGETVEKNQILLSF; encoded by the coding sequence ATGCTGAAAATTGTCGTTAACAGCCAACATACATTTGAACTGAATGAAAATGCAGCACAGGATATGGATCTTATGGAGACCCATCCGGGGATCTTCCATATTCTCAAAGATAATCATTCCTATAATGTAGAAGTAGTAAAGGCTGACTATGCAGAGAAAACCTTTGCTGTAAAAGTGAATGGGCAGGTATATGAAGTGAAAGCCCAGGATAAATTTGATCTGTTATTACAGCGGCTTGGTATGGGCAATGGAAGCAATAAACAGATTAAAGAACTGAAAGCTCCTATGCCGGGCTTGATTCTGGATATCAAGGTAACGGAAGGACAGTCGGTTCAGAAAGGCGATCCTCTGATTATTCTTGAAGCAATGAAGATGGAGAATATTATAAAAGCCCCAGCAGATGGCGTCGTAAAGTTAATCAAGGCAAAGAAAGGAGAAACTGTAGAGAAAAATCAGATTTTACTTTCCTTCTAA